A window of the Sporosarcina sp. FSL K6-2383 genome harbors these coding sequences:
- a CDS encoding thioredoxin family protein, with protein sequence MKTEKQFFDEAISLEQYMDKMEKHKEHSFRIYEQFEVPQDDEFITLLKEKKPGVLVITEDWCGDAMMNNPVFRRIAEAAELDVRAVYRDVDTDLIDRHLTNGGRSIPVYLLLDENGEVEAKWGPRAASIQDYVMELRKDLPPADAPDYKEKQQAFIEQITAEYTSKPEHWLTVYEDIRKTFLPVLQKQS encoded by the coding sequence ATGAAAACAGAAAAACAATTTTTTGATGAAGCGATTTCGCTTGAACAATATATGGACAAGATGGAGAAGCATAAGGAGCACAGCTTCCGTATTTACGAACAATTTGAAGTGCCACAGGATGATGAATTCATCACGCTACTAAAAGAAAAGAAGCCAGGTGTTCTTGTCATTACAGAAGACTGGTGTGGCGATGCGATGATGAACAATCCAGTGTTCAGAAGAATTGCTGAGGCGGCAGAACTCGACGTACGTGCGGTCTACCGTGATGTGGATACGGATTTAATCGACAGGCACTTAACGAATGGTGGTCGATCGATTCCTGTCTATCTGCTTCTTGATGAAAACGGAGAAGTTGAGGCGAAGTGGGGACCACGTGCAGCAAGTATTCAAGACTATGTGATGGAACTACGTAAGGATTTACCACCTGCTGATGCGCCGGATTATAAAGAGAAGCAACAGGCATTCATTGAGCAAATCACTGCGGAATATACATCGAAGCCTGAGCATTGGCTGACGGTATATGAAGATATTCGCAAAACATTCTTGCCTGTCTTACAGAAGCAGTCTTAA
- the gatB gene encoding Asp-tRNA(Asn)/Glu-tRNA(Gln) amidotransferase subunit GatB yields the protein MTNFETIVGLEVHVELKTDTKIMSPAPAHFGAEPNMNIHVTDLAYPGVLPTLNERAVEFGMKASMALNCTVASVMNFDRKHYFYPDNPKAYQISQDKRPVGENGWVEIEVDGKKKKIRIERVHLEEDAGKLTHTDEGHSLVDLNRQGTPLIEIVTEADVRSPEEAYAFLEKLKAIIQYTGVSDVRMEEGSLRCDANISIRPFGQEKFGTKTELKNLNSFNFVRRGIAYEVERQEKVLLAGGTIQQETRRYEEATGATSLMRIKGSAQDYRFINDPDLPEVHIDQAWMDRVRAEIPELPDARKERYVNDFDLPEYDAKVLTLTKVMADFFEATVAAGADAKLASNWLMGEVSAYLNAEQKELSETALTPENLASMVKLIADGTISSKIAKKVFKELIENGGNAADIVKAKGLVQISDEGTLRTIVIETLDANEQSIEDYKNGKDRAVGFLVGQIMKATKGQANPPLVNKILLEEIAKR from the coding sequence ATGACGAACTTTGAAACGATTGTTGGGCTTGAAGTCCACGTAGAATTGAAAACAGATACGAAAATTATGTCACCAGCTCCTGCTCATTTTGGTGCAGAGCCAAATATGAATATTCACGTGACGGATTTAGCATATCCAGGTGTTCTACCAACACTGAACGAACGTGCCGTTGAATTCGGCATGAAAGCGTCAATGGCGTTGAACTGTACAGTGGCATCGGTTATGAACTTTGACCGTAAACACTATTTCTATCCAGATAATCCGAAAGCGTACCAAATTTCGCAAGATAAGCGTCCAGTTGGGGAAAACGGCTGGGTTGAAATTGAAGTAGATGGCAAAAAGAAAAAAATTCGTATTGAGCGTGTTCACCTTGAGGAAGATGCAGGGAAACTGACACATACCGACGAAGGTCACTCACTTGTTGACTTAAACAGACAAGGGACACCGTTAATCGAAATTGTTACAGAAGCTGATGTCCGTTCACCGGAAGAAGCGTATGCTTTTCTTGAGAAGCTAAAAGCGATCATTCAATATACAGGGGTTTCCGATGTGCGTATGGAGGAAGGTTCTCTTCGTTGTGACGCGAACATTTCGATTCGCCCATTTGGACAAGAGAAATTCGGTACGAAAACAGAATTGAAAAATCTAAACTCATTTAACTTTGTTCGTCGTGGAATTGCTTATGAAGTAGAGCGTCAAGAAAAAGTGTTGCTAGCTGGCGGTACGATTCAGCAAGAAACGCGCCGTTACGAAGAAGCAACAGGTGCAACTAGCTTGATGCGCATCAAAGGTAGCGCGCAAGATTACCGTTTCATCAATGATCCGGATTTACCGGAAGTCCATATCGACCAAGCATGGATGGACCGTGTTCGTGCGGAAATTCCTGAGTTGCCAGACGCGCGTAAAGAGCGTTACGTCAATGACTTCGATCTACCAGAATACGACGCGAAAGTACTGACGCTGACAAAAGTGATGGCAGACTTCTTTGAAGCAACTGTTGCAGCTGGTGCAGATGCTAAACTTGCTTCCAACTGGTTGATGGGTGAAGTATCTGCTTACCTGAATGCAGAGCAAAAAGAACTAAGTGAAACAGCGTTAACACCAGAAAACCTTGCAAGTATGGTTAAATTGATTGCAGATGGCACGATTTCATCTAAAATCGCGAAAAAAGTGTTCAAGGAATTGATTGAAAACGGTGGCAACGCTGCAGACATCGTCAAAGCAAAAGGGCTTGTCCAAATTTCTGACGAAGGCACGCTCCGCACAATTGTTATTGAAACACTGGATGCCAACGAACAATCGATTGAAGACTACAAAAACGGGAAAGACCGTGCAGTCGGCTTCCTTGTTGGTCAAATTATGAAAGCGACGAAAGGGCAAGCAAACCCACCACTCGTCAATAAAATCCTTCTTGAAGAGATTGCGAAAAGATAA
- the gatA gene encoding Asp-tRNA(Asn)/Glu-tRNA(Gln) amidotransferase subunit GatA yields the protein MTLLTKTAAELQSLLHNREVSVKELTEESLARIAKIDGDVHAFLSTNEDQALAKAQELDNQPLEGRGPLFGLPIGIKDNIVTKGIVTTCASKMLENFVPVYDATVVEKINAAGMVSMGKLNMDEFAMGSTTERSAFQTTHNPWNLDHVPGGSSGGSAAAVAAGEVAFALGSDTGGSVRQPAAFCGVVGMKPTYGRVSRSGLVAFASSLDQVGPITRTVEDNALLLNAIAGLDHRDSSTSPQAVPDFRAALTGDIKGLKIGVPAEYLGAGVSEEAKNSVLEALKVLESLGAEWEEVSLPNSKYASQAYYVISSSEASSNLARFDGIRYGYSAEGAKSLEELYTRSRSEGFGEEVKRRILLGMYALGADHHEDLYMKSLKVRTLVAQDFANLFEKYDVIIGPSSATPAYKIGELIHDPLTLYANDILTVPINLAGIPAISVPCGFSNGLPLGLQIIGKHYDEATLYKVAHAYEQATDFHTQKPALWEVK from the coding sequence ATGACGTTATTAACTAAAACGGCAGCGGAGCTTCAGTCGTTGTTACATAATCGAGAAGTGTCTGTCAAAGAACTGACAGAAGAATCACTAGCTCGTATTGCGAAAATAGATGGAGATGTACACGCTTTTTTATCGACAAATGAAGACCAAGCACTTGCCAAAGCACAAGAGTTAGACAACCAACCACTTGAAGGTCGGGGACCGCTTTTTGGTTTGCCAATTGGGATAAAAGACAATATCGTTACAAAAGGAATTGTCACGACATGTGCCAGTAAAATGCTTGAAAACTTCGTTCCTGTCTATGATGCAACTGTCGTTGAGAAAATCAATGCGGCAGGTATGGTATCAATGGGGAAACTTAATATGGACGAGTTTGCAATGGGATCGACAACGGAAAGATCAGCGTTCCAAACGACGCATAATCCATGGAATCTTGACCACGTACCAGGCGGCTCATCAGGTGGTTCAGCAGCAGCAGTAGCAGCAGGCGAAGTAGCATTTGCACTTGGTTCTGATACAGGCGGGTCTGTTCGTCAACCAGCTGCATTTTGTGGTGTGGTAGGGATGAAGCCAACTTATGGCCGTGTATCACGTTCAGGTCTTGTTGCATTTGCATCGTCATTGGACCAAGTGGGCCCGATTACACGTACAGTTGAAGACAACGCGCTTCTACTAAATGCGATTGCAGGTTTGGATCATAGAGATTCATCCACATCTCCACAAGCTGTTCCAGATTTCAGAGCAGCATTGACAGGCGATATTAAAGGCTTGAAAATCGGTGTTCCAGCAGAATATTTGGGTGCAGGCGTATCTGAAGAAGCGAAAAACTCCGTCCTGGAAGCATTGAAAGTACTTGAATCACTTGGTGCTGAATGGGAAGAAGTTTCTCTTCCGAATTCTAAATATGCATCTCAAGCTTATTACGTCATTTCATCATCTGAAGCATCGTCAAACCTGGCTCGCTTCGATGGTATTCGTTATGGCTACAGTGCTGAAGGCGCGAAGAGCTTAGAGGAATTGTATACACGCTCTCGTTCTGAAGGCTTTGGTGAAGAAGTGAAACGTCGTATTTTACTCGGAATGTATGCACTAGGCGCAGATCATCATGAGGATTTATATATGAAATCATTAAAAGTGCGGACGCTTGTGGCACAAGACTTTGCTAACCTATTTGAAAAATATGATGTCATTATTGGACCGTCATCTGCGACACCAGCTTATAAAATTGGTGAATTGATTCACGATCCATTGACTTTGTATGCTAATGACATCCTAACAGTTCCGATTAACCTTGCAGGTATTCCAGCGATTTCAGTGCCATGCGGATTTTCGAATGGCCTTCCACTTGGACTGCAAATCATCGGGAAGCATTATGATGAAGCAACACTGTACAAAGTGGCACATGCTTACGAGCAAGCAACTGACTTCCATACACAAAAGCCAGCTCTATGGGAGGTAAAATAA
- the gatC gene encoding Asp-tRNA(Asn)/Glu-tRNA(Gln) amidotransferase subunit GatC, which yields MTQLTKEQVKHHATLAWLAVTDDEAESYVTQLSGIVDFVKELQEADTDGVEPMTHPLQVFNVLRKDVPTDILDREEMLKSVKEHEDGQIKVPTIL from the coding sequence ATGACACAGTTAACAAAAGAACAAGTGAAACATCATGCAACGCTTGCGTGGCTTGCAGTGACGGATGATGAAGCAGAATCATACGTCACGCAGCTGAGTGGCATCGTCGATTTCGTGAAAGAATTACAAGAAGCAGATACAGATGGGGTTGAGCCAATGACACATCCGTTACAGGTGTTCAATGTCCTACGAAAAGATGTACCAACAGATATTCTAGATCGCGAAGAAATGCTGAAAAGCGTGAAGGAACACGAAGATGGGCAAATCAAAGTGCCAACAATTCTGTGA
- a CDS encoding CamS family sex pheromone protein has translation MKRLTKLLGLVAVLFLGGCLPSIGTEKDQVVQENVDSLEETVIIPDVNLKGEFYQTPVPFKKSASRGLIVNNLNTKYDIKEAEEGLLRISTRTFDTKTHYFQEGQYIDKDTTLSWLARSSTNPAGLNPAVEKGLSDDQLAEEAPNYLAHIVEQNYLVMTEGKKLQLAGVSVGLALNTISYSRSGTETRIPDKEIEKEGMKIAEEVIRRLRSQEGLAEVPIAVGLFKQESRNSIVPGTYFATTVAEKGQSAPNGWKVVDEKYVVFPASSDTDNYRGMNTIFNNFKHDIDSYFPSFVNVIGIGFYKDGNLQSVSIEVPIQFFGTSETIGFTQYLTGLTDKYFPNVHTEVSITSINGPEALIVKEADKEPFVHIYGY, from the coding sequence ATGAAAAGATTAACGAAACTGCTAGGACTAGTAGCTGTACTGTTTCTTGGAGGGTGTCTGCCGTCCATTGGTACCGAAAAAGATCAAGTGGTCCAGGAGAATGTAGATAGTCTTGAGGAGACAGTAATTATTCCAGACGTCAATTTGAAGGGTGAATTTTACCAGACTCCTGTGCCATTTAAGAAAAGTGCAAGTCGTGGTTTAATTGTCAATAATCTTAATACAAAATACGATATTAAAGAAGCGGAAGAAGGGCTATTACGTATTTCAACCCGTACCTTTGATACAAAAACACATTATTTTCAAGAAGGGCAATACATCGATAAAGACACGACACTCTCTTGGCTAGCAAGAAGTTCGACTAATCCAGCAGGGTTAAATCCGGCAGTAGAAAAAGGCTTGAGTGATGATCAGCTCGCGGAAGAAGCACCGAATTATTTGGCCCATATCGTTGAGCAAAATTATCTCGTCATGACAGAAGGAAAGAAACTACAGCTGGCGGGCGTTTCTGTGGGCCTTGCGCTCAATACAATAAGCTATTCAAGAAGCGGAACAGAGACGAGGATTCCTGATAAGGAAATTGAAAAAGAAGGAATGAAGATAGCAGAAGAGGTGATTCGTCGTCTTCGTTCGCAGGAAGGACTGGCGGAAGTCCCGATTGCAGTTGGTTTATTTAAACAAGAGAGTCGAAATTCGATTGTTCCAGGCACATACTTTGCAACAACCGTGGCAGAAAAAGGGCAGTCGGCACCGAACGGTTGGAAAGTGGTTGATGAGAAATACGTCGTGTTCCCGGCGTCCTCAGATACTGATAACTACCGTGGGATGAATACGATATTTAATAACTTCAAGCATGATATAGATAGTTATTTTCCGAGTTTTGTTAATGTGATTGGAATAGGATTCTATAAGGATGGTAATCTGCAATCAGTGAGCATTGAAGTGCCTATTCAGTTTTTTGGTACAAGTGAAACGATTGGTTTTACACAGTATTTAACGGGCCTCACTGACAAGTATTTTCCGAATGTCCATACCGAAGTGAGTATCACGTCCATTAATGGTCCGGAAGCATTAATTGTTAAGGAAGCTGACAAGGAGCCGTTTGTTCATATATATGGCTATTAA
- the ligA gene encoding NAD-dependent DNA ligase LigA produces the protein MDRVELEKRVEQLNELLHDYGHAYYVLDTPLVSDAVYDDYMQELLAIEAANPDLVYPDSPSQRVGGEVLAGFGKVTHVFPMLSLSNAFNEGDLREFDRRAQEAVGHTVSYICELKIDGLAVSLRYEDGKFVQGSTRGDGSVGEDITASLKTIRTIPLRLKQGVSIEVRGEAYMPKKSFVQLNATRDEAGEEPFANPRNAAAGSLRQLDPKIAASRNLAVFIYSIAGDGSAYGQDSHSESLNNLDSLGFETNKERQHCATIEEVLEFIEKWTAIRLDLNYEIDGIVVKVDNFEDQEQLGFTARSPKWAIAYKFPAEEVVTTLLDIELSVGRTGVVTPTAILEPVLVAGSTVGRASLHNEDLIKEKDIRIGDTVIIRKAGDIIPEVVAPIIEQRTGEEVPYEMPGHCPVCDSELIRIEGEVALRCVNPQCPAQMKEAIIHFVSRNAMNIEGIGERVVNQLYEADLVHDVSDLYTLTREQLIELERMGEKSVSNLLAAIEASKTNSLEKMLFGFGIRHVGEKAATILAEEFGTLTALMEADVERLLTIHEIGDKVADSLQTYFGNEDVLAMLKNLEAYGVNMTYKGRNRQDMPIDGPFAGKTVVLTGKLEILTRGEAKEKIEALGGKVSGSVSKKTDLVIAGEDAGSKLAKAEELDITVWDEATLVEVLGEES, from the coding sequence ATGGATCGAGTTGAACTCGAAAAACGAGTGGAACAATTGAATGAGCTACTGCATGACTATGGACATGCCTATTATGTGCTCGACACACCACTTGTTTCTGATGCAGTCTATGACGACTATATGCAGGAGTTATTGGCGATTGAAGCGGCGAACCCGGATCTCGTTTACCCAGATTCGCCATCGCAACGTGTCGGTGGTGAAGTGTTAGCAGGATTCGGGAAAGTGACGCATGTATTTCCGATGCTTAGTCTGTCAAACGCCTTCAATGAAGGGGATTTACGCGAATTTGACAGGCGAGCGCAAGAAGCTGTCGGGCATACGGTTTCTTATATTTGTGAACTGAAAATTGATGGTCTGGCAGTGTCGTTACGCTATGAGGATGGCAAGTTTGTCCAAGGCTCTACGCGTGGTGACGGCTCAGTCGGTGAGGACATTACGGCCAGCTTGAAAACCATCCGAACGATTCCATTGCGTTTGAAGCAAGGCGTTTCTATAGAAGTACGCGGTGAAGCATATATGCCGAAAAAGTCGTTTGTCCAGTTGAATGCGACACGTGATGAAGCCGGCGAAGAACCGTTTGCAAATCCACGTAATGCAGCTGCTGGTTCACTTAGACAGCTTGACCCAAAAATAGCTGCCAGTCGCAATTTAGCTGTTTTTATTTATAGTATTGCAGGTGATGGCAGTGCTTATGGGCAAGATAGCCATTCAGAGTCGCTGAACAACTTAGATTCACTTGGCTTTGAGACGAATAAGGAACGACAGCATTGTGCAACGATTGAAGAGGTGCTTGAATTTATCGAGAAGTGGACAGCTATTCGCTTGGATCTTAATTACGAAATTGACGGGATTGTTGTGAAGGTCGATAATTTTGAGGACCAGGAACAGCTAGGCTTTACAGCGAGAAGTCCGAAATGGGCCATTGCCTATAAGTTTCCGGCTGAAGAAGTTGTAACAACCTTACTCGATATTGAGCTTAGTGTTGGCAGGACAGGAGTTGTCACACCGACAGCTATTTTGGAGCCAGTGTTGGTTGCAGGCTCGACGGTTGGACGTGCCTCCTTGCATAATGAAGATCTGATCAAAGAGAAGGATATTAGAATCGGAGACACCGTTATTATTCGTAAAGCTGGCGATATTATTCCAGAAGTCGTTGCGCCTATTATTGAACAGCGCACAGGTGAGGAAGTCCCTTACGAAATGCCTGGACATTGTCCTGTCTGTGATTCAGAGCTCATTCGCATTGAAGGGGAAGTTGCGCTACGTTGCGTCAATCCACAGTGTCCGGCTCAGATGAAGGAAGCGATTATTCACTTCGTATCTCGCAATGCCATGAACATTGAAGGGATTGGCGAGCGAGTTGTGAATCAATTATACGAGGCGGACCTTGTTCATGATGTATCCGACCTTTATACACTGACACGAGAACAGCTGATTGAACTAGAGCGGATGGGTGAAAAATCCGTTTCCAATTTACTCGCAGCGATAGAGGCCTCCAAAACGAATTCATTGGAGAAAATGCTTTTTGGATTTGGTATCCGTCATGTCGGTGAAAAAGCAGCGACGATTTTGGCAGAGGAATTCGGCACATTGACAGCTTTAATGGAGGCGGATGTGGAACGCTTACTCACGATCCATGAAATTGGCGACAAAGTAGCAGATTCCTTACAAACCTATTTCGGTAATGAGGATGTATTGGCCATGCTAAAAAACTTGGAAGCTTATGGCGTGAATATGACTTATAAGGGACGTAATCGACAAGATATGCCGATAGATGGACCCTTTGCTGGGAAAACAGTCGTACTCACGGGGAAATTGGAAATTTTAACTCGAGGCGAAGCGAAAGAAAAAATTGAAGCACTTGGCGGTAAAGTCAGTGGTAGTGTTAGTAAAAAAACTGATCTCGTCATCGCAGGGGAAGATGCTGGCTCAAAATTGGCGAAGGCTGAAGAGCTCGACATCACTGTGTGGGATGAGGCAACATTAGTTGAAGTGCTTGGTGAGGAGTCATGA
- the pcrA gene encoding DNA helicase PcrA, translating into MNKIAADLLTGMNPEQARAVKKTEGALLIMAGAGSGKTRVLTHRIAYLVVEKNVYPSNILAITFTNKAAREMRDRIDGLLGAGTGESMWVSTFHSMCVRILRRNSDRIGISKSFSILDSADQLSVIKSVLKTLNLDAKQYDPRTMLNTISSAKNECIDAETFRGQINPHNPYEKTIADVYDGYAKRLRQNQSMDFDDLIMMTLVLFERVPDVLEFYQNKFQYIHVDEYQDTNNAQYRLVNMLAKKFKNLCVVGDSDQSIYRWRGADISNILSFEKDYKNAEMIMLEQNYRSTKRILQAANDVIKNNQSRYDKKLRTDNDEGESISVYKANDEKDESQFVVGKILELKEEENLKLDQFAVLYRTNAQSRVIEEYLVKSNLDYTIVGGTKFYDRKEIKDLLAYLRLIANNEDDLALARIINEPKRSIGATSFDKMARFAMEHDRSIFDALQEIDFMGITPRAANEVAKFHELIAGFTKMQEFLSVTELVEQVLEKTGYRDMLQREKTIESESRLENIDEFLSVTEAFEKRAEEDTGDRSLVAFLTDLALIADIDSLDKEENQNKEKIVLMTMHAAKGLEFPVVFIIGMEENVFPHSRSLADDEEMEEERRLAYVGITRAEERLYLTSASYRTLYGRASYNSPSRFIGEISEDILEIQSRNSGFSSGNTISGQSVAPVRPAVKKPVYKTSGGDKMGWSVGDKAVHKKWGTGMVVSVKGIGEEVELDIAFPTPVGIKRLLAKFAPIEKV; encoded by the coding sequence ATGAATAAAATAGCAGCAGACTTACTAACAGGCATGAATCCTGAACAAGCACGTGCAGTGAAGAAAACAGAAGGGGCACTCCTTATAATGGCTGGGGCGGGATCGGGGAAAACCCGTGTCTTAACGCACAGGATTGCCTATCTAGTTGTTGAGAAAAATGTGTATCCTTCCAATATCCTTGCCATCACTTTTACAAACAAGGCGGCGCGTGAAATGCGTGACCGTATCGATGGATTACTCGGTGCAGGCACAGGCGAAAGCATGTGGGTATCGACGTTCCACTCCATGTGTGTACGAATTTTACGCCGAAATAGCGACCGAATCGGTATTTCGAAATCATTTTCCATTTTAGATTCGGCTGACCAATTATCGGTTATTAAAAGTGTTTTGAAGACGTTGAACCTAGATGCTAAGCAATATGACCCGCGCACCATGCTGAACACCATTAGCTCTGCAAAAAATGAATGCATAGATGCAGAAACGTTCCGGGGGCAAATCAATCCACATAATCCGTATGAAAAAACGATTGCAGATGTTTACGATGGCTATGCAAAGCGATTACGCCAAAACCAATCAATGGATTTTGACGATCTCATCATGATGACGCTTGTCCTATTTGAGCGTGTTCCGGATGTCCTCGAATTTTATCAAAATAAATTCCAATACATTCATGTCGATGAGTACCAAGATACGAATAATGCTCAGTATCGTCTCGTCAATATGCTAGCGAAAAAGTTCAAAAACTTATGCGTAGTTGGAGACTCTGACCAGTCTATTTATAGATGGCGCGGGGCAGATATTAGTAATATTTTATCCTTCGAAAAAGATTATAAAAATGCTGAAATGATCATGCTAGAACAAAACTATCGTTCGACAAAACGCATCCTGCAGGCGGCGAATGACGTCATTAAGAATAACCAAAGCCGTTACGATAAAAAACTGCGAACAGATAACGATGAAGGCGAGTCTATCTCCGTTTATAAAGCGAACGATGAAAAAGATGAATCACAATTTGTCGTTGGTAAAATTCTAGAGCTAAAGGAAGAAGAAAACTTGAAGCTCGATCAGTTTGCTGTTTTATACCGTACCAATGCGCAGTCACGTGTCATTGAGGAATATCTCGTGAAATCGAATCTTGACTACACAATTGTCGGCGGTACAAAGTTCTATGACCGCAAAGAGATTAAAGACTTACTCGCTTATTTACGTTTGATTGCCAACAACGAAGATGATCTGGCTCTTGCGCGTATTATCAATGAACCAAAACGCAGTATTGGCGCAACTTCATTCGATAAAATGGCGCGCTTTGCCATGGAGCATGATCGCTCTATTTTCGATGCGTTACAGGAAATCGATTTCATGGGCATTACGCCAAGAGCGGCCAATGAAGTTGCCAAGTTCCATGAACTAATTGCTGGATTTACAAAAATGCAGGAGTTTTTATCGGTCACTGAACTGGTGGAACAGGTGCTTGAGAAGACGGGTTATCGCGATATGCTACAGCGCGAAAAAACGATTGAATCGGAAAGTCGTCTGGAAAACATTGACGAGTTCCTATCTGTTACAGAGGCATTTGAAAAGCGGGCGGAGGAAGATACAGGCGATCGTTCCCTAGTCGCTTTTCTAACAGATCTAGCATTGATCGCAGATATCGATTCACTTGATAAAGAAGAGAACCAGAACAAGGAAAAAATCGTACTGATGACAATGCACGCAGCAAAAGGGCTCGAATTTCCTGTCGTATTCATTATCGGAATGGAGGAAAACGTCTTCCCGCATTCCCGTTCATTAGCGGATGATGAAGAGATGGAGGAAGAACGCCGTCTTGCCTACGTTGGCATAACGCGTGCAGAAGAAAGGCTATACTTAACCTCGGCGTCATATCGGACACTTTACGGTAGAGCGAGCTATAATAGTCCATCTAGATTTATTGGCGAAATATCTGAAGACATTTTAGAAATTCAATCTAGAAATTCAGGATTCTCGTCTGGCAATACGATTTCAGGACAAAGTGTTGCACCTGTGCGTCCAGCCGTTAAAAAACCCGTTTACAAAACGAGTGGTGGGGACAAAATGGGATGGAGCGTCGGCGACAAGGCGGTCCACAAAAAGTGGGGGACCGGTATGGTTGTCAGTGTGAAGGGGATAGGCGAAGAAGTTGAATTGGACATCGCATTCCCAACTCCGGTGGGCATTAAACGTTTACTGGCGAAATTCGCACCGATTGAAAAAGTATAA
- a CDS encoding heptaprenylglyceryl phosphate synthase gives MDFTTWRHAFKLDPAKTLTDEQLELLAESGTDGIIVGGTDGVTLDNVLDLLVRIRRFSVPVVLEISTVESVTPGFDYYFIPTVLNSTKVEWINGIHHAAMREYGHMMDWDEIVTEGYCIVNPACKAAKLTGVTTVPDEEDVIAYARMAENLFKLPVFYIEYSGIYGDPTVVEAAARVLDKTRLFYGGGIRNGDDAQAMAAIADTIVVGNIIYDDLTAALSTVDAVKSVTN, from the coding sequence ATGGACTTTACGACATGGCGTCATGCCTTTAAATTAGATCCAGCTAAAACGCTGACAGATGAACAGCTTGAATTGCTTGCGGAATCAGGAACAGATGGCATCATTGTGGGGGGAACGGATGGTGTCACGCTCGATAATGTGCTCGATTTGCTCGTTCGAATTAGAAGATTTTCCGTTCCGGTTGTACTAGAAATCTCAACAGTAGAATCTGTGACACCGGGTTTCGATTATTACTTCATTCCCACGGTGCTTAACTCGACAAAAGTCGAATGGATCAACGGCATTCATCATGCGGCGATGCGTGAATACGGTCATATGATGGATTGGGACGAGATTGTGACAGAAGGCTATTGCATTGTAAATCCTGCATGTAAGGCGGCAAAATTGACGGGTGTGACGACAGTACCGGACGAGGAAGACGTTATTGCCTATGCTCGAATGGCTGAAAATCTTTTTAAGTTACCCGTATTTTATATAGAGTATAGCGGCATTTATGGTGACCCTACAGTTGTCGAAGCCGCAGCACGTGTACTCGACAAGACGCGACTTTTTTACGGTGGGGGCATAAGAAATGGGGATGATGCCCAAGCAATGGCAGCCATTGCGGATACAATTGTCGTTGGCAATATTATTTACGATGATTTGACAGCTGCACTTTCCACGGTCGATGCGGTAAAATCAGTTACCAATTAA
- a CDS encoding YerC/YecD family TrpR-related protein, whose translation MQIDKIRGHQTDQLFKAMLELKDLDECYEFFDDLCTISELQSLAQRLEVAQMLKLKKTYDTIQSETGASTATISRIRRCVDYGSGGYSKVLDRLYPETEQDKPL comes from the coding sequence ATGCAAATCGATAAAATCCGCGGTCATCAAACGGATCAGTTGTTTAAAGCTATGCTCGAATTGAAGGACCTCGATGAATGCTATGAATTTTTTGATGATCTTTGTACAATTAGTGAATTGCAGTCGCTTGCACAGCGGCTAGAAGTGGCACAAATGCTGAAATTGAAAAAGACGTATGATACGATTCAGAGCGAAACAGGGGCCAGTACAGCAACGATTTCACGTATTCGACGCTGTGTAGATTACGGTTCCGGCGGCTACAGCAAAGTGTTAGATCGTTTATATCCAGAGACAGAACAGGACAAGCCACTATAA